AGCATCATCGCGTCCTACCCGGACGCGATCTACTACGCGTACCGCACCTGACGGGTGCCCTTCGGCTGCTCCTGCCGCGGAACCCCCGCGGCAGGAGCAGCCGGCAGGGCTTGCCGACCTCCTCCTGGCGAGCCCGGAGAGGGGCGGTAGGGGTGATGTGGTGTGCGGGCACACTTGGCCGGGGCTGAATATGATGACCGGCCACATATGCCGGTGAGCTGGGGACTTCTACGTTGTGGCGACACCGATCGTCCCCGCAGACCCCCTGGAAGTGGTGTTCATGGCCTCCCCCGAGACCGCTCCCCCGACCGCCGGATCCATCAAGAGAATCGTCGCCGCCAGTCTCATCGGGACCACCGTCGAGTGGTACGACTTCTTTCTGTACGGCACTGCCGCCGCGTTGGTGTTCAACAAGCTGTTCTTTCCCACCGGCGATCCGCTGACCGGGACCCTGATCGCCTTCATCACCTACGCCATCGGGTTCCTGGCCCGGCCGCTCGGCGGGGTGGTCTTCGGGCATTTCGGGGACAAGGTCGGGCGCAGGAAGCTGCTGGTGCTGAGCCTGCTCATGATGGGCGGGGCCACCTTCGCGATGGGGCTCCTGCCCACCTACGCGAGCATCGGCGTCGGGGCACCCGTACTGTTGACCGTCCTGCGGCTGGTGCAGGGCTTCGCCCTCGGTGGTGAGTGGGGCGGGGCGGTGCTGATCGTGTCCGAGCACGGCGGGGCCGAGCACCGCGGGTTCTGGGCCTCCTGGCCGCAGTCCGGTGCGCCGGGCGGGAACCTGCTGGCCACCGGGGTGCTCGCGCTGCTCGCCGGTGTGCAGTCCGATGCCGCGTTCCTGGCCTGGGGCTGGCGCGTCCCCTTCTTGCTCTCCGGTGTCCTGGTGATGGTCGGACTGTGGATCCGGCTGTCGGTCTCCGAGTCCCCCGTCTTCCTCGCCGCGCAGGCCGCCCGGCAGGGGCGCGAGGACGAGGCCCCCGTCGTCCAGGTGTTCCGCAAGAGCGCGCGCCAGGTGCTGACCGCCATCGGCACCCGGTTCGGCGAGAACATCTCCTACTACGTACTGACCTCCTTTCTGCTGGTCTATGTCACCGTGCACTTGGGGCTGCCCAAGAGCACCGCGCTGAACGCCGTGCTGATCGGCTCTGCCGTCCACTTCGTCACCATCCCCGCCTGGGGCGCGCTCTCGGACCGGATCGGCCGGCGCCCGGTGACCCTGATCGGCTCGGTCGGCATGGCCCTGTGGGCGTTCGGGTTCTTCGCGCTCGTCGACTCGAAGTCCTTCGCCGTCATCACCGTGGCCGTCACCGCCGGACTGCTCCTGCACGGCGCCATGTACGGGCCCCAAGCGGCCTTCATCTCCGAGATGTTCGACACCGACGTGCGCTACTCCGGTGCCTCGATGGGCTCGCAGCTCGCCTCGATCGTCGCCGGAGCGCTGGCTCCGCTCATCGCCGTCGAACTCCTCAAGGACTACGGCTCCTCCGTTCCCGTCTCCCTCTATCTCTGTGCGGCCGCCGTGGTGACCACCCTCACCGTCGCCTTCGCCCGGGAGACCCGCGGCCGTGATCTGGCACAGGCGGGTAGCGGGCCCGCCGCCGCCTCCGGCGGGCAGGCGGCTCCGCTCCCGGCCGCCGCGGACCCGGCCTGATACGCTCCGGCCGGCCACGGAAGAATGCCCCCATGACCTCCGGACACGCATCCGCCCTGCTCGAACTGCTCGGTCTGCTGCGCCGCGGCGCGCCGGTCGAGCAGTTCGACCGCCCCGCGGCGGACGCACGTACCGCCGGGGCGGGCCCTGCCGAGCAGGCCCTCGTGGCCGAGGCCACGCGGGTGGCTCTGGACATCCGGCGTACGCTCGATCAGCACCGGCGGCGCGAGGCCGAGCTCACGGCCCTGTTCGACACGGCCGGCGACCTCGCCGCCCTGCGCGATCTCGACGCGGTGCTCCGGGCCATCGTCCACCGCGCCCGGATGCTGCTGGGCACCGACATCGCGTACATGACGCTCAACGACCCGGTCGTCGGGGACACGTTCATGCGCGTCACCGACGGCTCGGTGTCGGCCGCCTTCCAGCAGCTGCGGCTCGGCATGGGCGAGGGGCTCGGCGGTCTGGTCGCCCAGA
The Streptomyces sp. NBC_01296 DNA segment above includes these coding regions:
- a CDS encoding MFS transporter encodes the protein MASPETAPPTAGSIKRIVAASLIGTTVEWYDFFLYGTAAALVFNKLFFPTGDPLTGTLIAFITYAIGFLARPLGGVVFGHFGDKVGRRKLLVLSLLMMGGATFAMGLLPTYASIGVGAPVLLTVLRLVQGFALGGEWGGAVLIVSEHGGAEHRGFWASWPQSGAPGGNLLATGVLALLAGVQSDAAFLAWGWRVPFLLSGVLVMVGLWIRLSVSESPVFLAAQAARQGREDEAPVVQVFRKSARQVLTAIGTRFGENISYYVLTSFLLVYVTVHLGLPKSTALNAVLIGSAVHFVTIPAWGALSDRIGRRPVTLIGSVGMALWAFGFFALVDSKSFAVITVAVTAGLLLHGAMYGPQAAFISEMFDTDVRYSGASMGSQLASIVAGALAPLIAVELLKDYGSSVPVSLYLCAAAVVTTLTVAFARETRGRDLAQAGSGPAAASGGQAAPLPAAADPA